GGCGGCCCTTGCCGGGGTTCCAGGCCCAGAGCACCAGCGTGTCCGAGGTGACGTGCTTGACGATCGCGGCGAGGTCGCGGCTGCCATTGCGGTTCTGGTCCTTGAGCTGCTCGCAGATCTGGCCGAGCGTCTTGCCTTCCCAGGCCATCGAGGCCGGAGCCAGCGCCCAATGGCCATCGCCGGGGATGCCGGCCGGGTCGAAGTTCTGCTTGCCGTGGCAGGTGGTGCAGGCGAGGCCGGGCGCGCCATGCCCGTCCTTGCCGCGCACCACCATCGGCTGGTGCAGCCGCCTCGCATCGCTCTGGCGCGGCCGCTCCGTCGCCGGATGGCAGTTCATGCAGCGCGGATGCTGCAGCACCTTGCCGATCTCGGTGAACAGCGCGACCGAGCGGTCGCGCTGATTGGCGACGCCAGCGAAGCTGGCGGCGGGGCGTAAGGCCGCCCCACCCGGTGCCGGCGCGGTCTGCGCCAGCGTCAAGGCGCTGCCGAGCAGCAGGGTGACGGCGGCAGCCGCCGTGGCGAGAGCGATCGATCGCATCACACGGTCCCTCCGACCATCGGCAGCGACAGCGGCCGCTCGCGCCCGAGCCGCGCCAGCGCATTGGCGACAGCAGGGCCGATCGGCGGCACGCCGGGCTCGCCGACGCCGGTCGGCTTCTCGGTCGAGGGCACGATCCTGACCTCGACCTCCGGCATCTCGTTGATCCGCAGCGAGCGGTAGCTGTCGAAATTGCCCTGGACCGGCTTGCCCTGGTCGAGCGTCAGCTCGCCATAGAGGGCATGGCCGAGGCCGAAGCCGATGCCGCCCTCCATCTGGGCGCGGATGATGTCGGGATTGACCGCGACGCCGCAATCGACCGCGCACCAGACCTTGTGCACCCGGGGCTCGCCGCCCTCGCCGAGCGAGACCTCGGCGATCTGCGCCACATAGGATCCGAAGCTCTCGACCACGCCGACGCCGCGGGCGCGTCCGTTGACCGGGCCGGGTCCGTTCCATTTGGCGAGGTCAGCGACGGCTTTCAGCACATTGGCGAGGCGCTGCTGCTTGCCCATCAGGGCGAGCCGCCCGGCGACCGGGTCCTGACCCGCCGCCTGCAACAACTGATCGATGAAGCATTCGACCGCATAGCCGGTATGGGTGTGGCCGACCGAGCGCCACCACAGGGTCGGCACGCCGACATCGACGGTGTGCAGGCCGCAGCGGAAATCGGCGATCTCATAGGGCAGCTCGTTGGCGCCCTCGACCATCACCGGGTCGATGCCGTCCTTGATCATCGCCTCGAAAGGCGAGCCCTTCAGGAAGGACTGGCCGACGAGCGAGGCGCTCCAGGCGGTGATCTTGCCGTCCTTCACCGCGCCGCGCAGGCGATGCAGGAAGAGCGGGCGGTAATAGCCGCCGGAGAGATCGTCCTCGCGGGTGCGTACCAGCTTGACCGGCCGGTTCGGGCCGATCGCCTTGGCGACTTCGGCAAGTTCGACCGCAAGCTCGGAACTCGGCTGCGCGCGCCGGCCGAAGCTGCCGCCGCCCAGCATGGTCTCGACCGTGACCTTCTCCGGTCCGAGGCCGAGCACCTTGGCGATGACCTGATGGTCGATGGTCTGGAGTTGGCTGCCGAGGCGGGCGAGCGCTCCTTGCGCATTCCATTCGAGATAACCGTCGAGCGGCTCCATCGGCGCATGCGCCAGATAGGGGAAGGCGTATTCCGCCTCGATCACCTTCTCGGCCTTGGCGAGCACCGCTTCGGCATCGCCGTGCTTGCCGGCGATGGTCCCTTCCGTCCGCGCGAGCTTGCGATATTCGGCGAAGAGCTCGCGGCTGCCGCGCTTCTCGGCGCCGCTTTCGTCCCAGGTGACCTTCAGCGCCTCGCGCCCCTTCAGCGCCGGCCAGGTCCCGGTCGCATAGACGGCGACGCCCGACGGAATCTGCTTGATGTCGACGACGCCCTTGACCTTCTTGGCCTCGGTCGCGTCGAAGGACGCGACCTTGCCGCCGAAGCGCGGCGGCCTGGCGACGACGACCGTCAGCATCTCCGGCGTATGGATGTCGATGGTGAACTGCGCCGTGCCGGTCGACTTGCCCTTGCTGTCGAGACGAGGCGTCGCGCCCTCCTTGCCGATCAGCCTGAACTGCGCGGGATCCTTGAGCTTGACCTCGGCGGGCGCCTGCAGCTTCGACGCCGCCTCGGCGAATTCGCCGAAGCGCCCTTGCTTGCCGGAGGCATGCTTCAGCACGCCCTTCTCGACGCTGATCTCGGCCGCAGGGACCTTCCAGGCCTCTGCTGCCGCCTGCACCAGCATGGCGCGGGCGGTCGCGCCGGCCTTGCGCATCTGCTCATAGGAATTGGCGATCGCGGTCGAGCCGCCGGTGCCCTGGATGCCGAAGGCGAGGTTGGCATAGAGCTTGGGATCGGAGACCGCGTGCTCGGCCCGCATCTGGGCCCAGTCGGCGTCGAGCTCCTCGGCGACGAGCGTGGCGAGGCCGGTGAACGGGCCCTGGCCGAACTCGATATGCTTGACCAGCACCGTCACGGTGTCGTCGGCAGCGATGCGGACGAAGGCGTTCGGCGCGAAGGCAGCCGTGCCGCCCGGCTTGAACACCTGGGCCGCGCCCGATTGCGCCCGGCCGGCCTGCGGCAGGCTCATGCCGATGACGAGCGCGCCGGCGCCCTTCAGGAGGTTGCGGCGCGAAAGGGAGATGTCGTGCACGGTCATGGTCAGCCCTCCAGCGTGCGCGCGGCGTCGTGGATCGCGGCGCGGATGCGGACATAGGTCGCGCAGCGGCAGAGATTGCCGTTCATCGCGAGGTCGATGTCGCGGTCGGTCGGCTTGCGGATCTCCTTGAGCAGCGCGATCGCACTCATCACCTGGCCGGACTGGCAGTAGCCGCATTGCGGCACGTCGTGCTTGACCCAGGCGGCCTGCACGGCTTCTGCCTCCTTGCCGGAAAGCGCTTCGATCGTGGTGATCTTCGCTTCGCCGATGGCGGAGACGGGCATGGAGCAGGAGCGCAGCGGTTGGCCGTCCATATAGACGGTGCAGGCGCCGCATTGCGCGACGCCGCAGCCAAACTTGGTGCCGGTCAGCTGCAGAGTGTCGCGCAGCACCCAGAGCAATGGGGTGTCGTCGTCGACATCGACGCTGTGGCGCGTTCCGTTGACTGTGATGGTATGGGCCATGGCTGCCTCTCTGGCTCGCTGGGCATGACACAGCGCGGCACCAGGGCTGCCGGATCGAGGCTCGCTCGAAGGCCCGTTCTGACATATCAGAAGGCGGGCGGTGATCCGTCGTCTGGGTCGCGCGACTAGACGAGTTAGACGTTTTGCGTCTAACTAGAATGGTCGCCGACAGTTTGGATTCTGTCAAGACTGCAAATGAGCGACCGCAGCGAAAGTTCCGTAGCGTCCGCAGAGGACGGCAAGGGCCGCATCGAGCAGATCGCGGAGGCGGCGCTGCGCCTGTTCGCCCGCTATGGCTACAAGCGCACCTCGATGGACGACATCGCGCGCGAGACCGGGGTCGCCCGCGCCACGCTCTACCTCCACTTCAAGGGCAAGGACGACGTCTTCCGGGCCATGCTCGCGGGCCTCGGCGGCCGTGTCGAGACACGTTGCCGCGAGGCCCTGGCGACGCCCGGCCCGTTCGCCCATCGGCTGGCTGCGCTGATGGAAGCTCATCACGGGACCGCCTTCAGTGCCTTCAGCGCCGGCGAGCATCTCGGCGAGCTCAAGGCGGTGATGCTCGCCATCGCCGGAGCCGAGCTCGCCGCCTTCGAGACGATCTTCGTCAGCTTCGCCCGGCAGCTCTTCGAGGATGCGGCGGCCCGCGGCGAGATCGCGATCGCGCGCAGCGGCCTTCCACTGGAGACCTTGATCGCCACGCTGGTCCGCGCCGCCGCCGGTGCGAAATATGGCGAGCAGCCTTCCTGCGAGCATTATCTCGTCCGGCTGCGCGAGGTCGCGGCGGTGTTTGCGGCTGCGGTTGCGCTGGACGCGCCGGCACGAAGCTGATTGCAGCGCAAGCCGGCTCTTGTGCTTAAGCCTTTCGTCTAGCGGCGGTTGCTTCGCGGGCTCTGTATGGGGTTCTGCGCACGCCCGCGCCGTTGACATGGGCGATATGCGCGGTGCAGCATGCCGCCCGGGAAACGAACAATCGAACAATGGGCAAGGTTATCCAGGGATGTCTGAGGATACTATTCTCTCGACCTCAGGCCTGACGAAAGAATTTGCCGGCTTCACAGCTGTCAACGGCGTTGATCTGAAGGTTCGTCGTGGCTCGATTCACGCTTTGATCGGACCGAACGGGGCAGGCAAGACCACTTGCTTCAACCTGTTGACCAAGTTCCTGCCGCCGACGCGCGGGCAGATCGTCTATAACGGCCGCGATATCACTCGCGAGAAGCCGGCGGAGATCGCCAGGCTCGGGCTGGTGCGCTCCTTCCAGATTTCGGCGGTGTTCCCGCAGCTCTCGGTCAAGACCAATGTCCGCGTCGCCTTGCAGCGCAAGCGCGGCGACAATTTCGACTTCTGGCGCTCCGAGCGGGCGCTGTCCCCGCTCGATGCGGAGGCGCTGCGCCTGGTCGACGCGGTCGGACTCTCGGCCTTCGCCGAGCTGCCGGCGGGAGAGCTCTCCTATGGCCGCAAGCGCGCGCTGGAGATCGCGACGACATTGGCGCTCGATCCCGAGATGCTGCTGCTCGACGAGCCGATGGCCGGCATGGGCCGCGAGGACATCGACCGGATCGAGGCGCTGATCCGCAAGGTCTCGGCCAATCGCACCATTCTGATGGTCGAGCACAATCTCTCGGTTGTCGCCGCGCTCTGCGACCGCATCACCGTGCTCGCCCGTGGCCAGGTTTTGGCCGAGGGCGATTATGCATCCGTCTCGAAGGATCCGCGCGTGGTCGAAGCCTATATCGGATCGGGGGTCGGCCATGGTCACTGAAGCCGTGCGGGAGCGCCCGGCGGTGGCCGGCGGCAAGCCCTTGCTCGCCGTGCGCGGGCTCGAGGCCTGGTATGGCGAGAGCCATGTCCTGCATGGTGTCGAGCTCGACGTCGGCGAGGGCGAGGTGGTGACGCTGCTCGGCCGCAACGGCGCCGGCAAGACCACGACGCTGAAGTCGATCATGGGCGTGATCGGCAAGCGCAAGGGTTCGGTCACCTTCGCCGGGCAGGAGACGATCGGGCTGCCCTCGCGCGCCATCGCCCGGCTCGGCATCGGCTATGTCCCGGAGGAACGCGGCATCTACTCGACCCTCTCGGTCGAGGAGAACCTGATGCTGCCGCCGCAGGTGAAGCCGGGCGGCCTGCCGGTCGAGCAGATCTTCACGCTCTTCCCCAACCTCAAGGAGCGGCTGAAGAGCCAGGGCACCAAGCTCTCGGGCGGCGAGCAGCAGATGCTGGCGATCGGGCGCATCCTGCGCACCGGCGCCAACCTGCTGCTGCTCGACGAGCCGACCGAAGGGTTGGCGCCTGTCATCATCGACCAGATCGGCGCCACCATCCGCATGCTCAAGAGCCAGGGTTTCACCATCGTCCTGGTCGAGCAGAACTTCCGCTTCGCCCAGACCGTCGCCGACCGCCACTACGTCGTCGAGCAGGGCAAGGTCATCGACATGATCCCGAATGCAGAACTCGACGCCAATATCGACAAGCTCCACAGCTATCTCGGAGTCTGACGCAGGGCGTCCAACAAGAACCGTCGCAATTCAGACATCCCCAGGGAGACCAACATGAACCTCAAGACATTGCTTGCGGCCACGGCGCTCGGCGCGCTGATGGCCGCGCCGGCGCTCGCGCAGCAGATCACCGTCAAGGCCGGCGTGCTCAACGACCGCTCCGGCATCTATGCCGACCTCTCCGGCGAGGGCTCGGTGATCGCCGCGCGCCTGGCGGTCGAGGACTTCAAGGCGGCCGAGAAGGGCATCAAAGTCGACATCGTCTCGGCCGACCACCAGAACAAGCCCGACGTCGGCTCGACCATCGCCCGGCAATGGTACGACCAGGACGGCGTCGACCTGATCCTCGACGTGCCGACGTCCTCGGTGGCGCTGGCGGTGAGCCAGATCACCAAGGACAAGAACAAGATCCACATCAATTCCGGCGCCGGCACCTCGGACCTCACCGGCAAAGCCTGCTCGCCGAATACCGTCCACTGGACCTATGACACCTATGCCCTCGCCCAGGGCACCGGCGGCGCGATGGTGAAGGCCGGTGGCGACAGCTGGTTCTTCCTCACCGCCGACTACGCCTTCGGTCATGCGCTGGAGCGCGACGCCACGGCCGTCGTCACCAAGGCTGGCGGCAAGGTCGTGGGCGCGGTGCGCACCCCGTTCCCGGGCACGGACTTCTCGTCCTTCCTGCTGCAGGCGCAGGCCTCCAAGGCCAAGGTCATCGGCCTCGCCAATGCCGGCGGCGACCTGACCAACTCGGTCAAGCAGGCGAGCGAGTTCGGCATAACCCAGGGCGGCCAGAAGCTCGCCGGCCTCTTGACCTTCGCCAGCGACGTGCATGCGCTCGGTCTGCAGGCGGCGCAGGGCCTGGTGCTGACCGAATCCTTCTACTGGGATCGCGATGACGGCACCCGCGCCTGGTCGGAGCGCTTCGCCAAGCTCAATGGCGGCAAGAAGCCGACCATGGTGCAGGCGGGCGTCTATTCCGGCCTGCTGCACTATCTGAAGGCGGTCGAGGCGGCCAAGAGCAAGGACGCTGCCGTGGTCATGGCCAAGATGAAGGAGATGCCGACCGACGATCCGCTGTTCGGCAAGGGCTCGATCCGCGTCAACGGCCGCAAGATGCACCCGATGTATCTCTACGAGGTCAAGAAGCCCTCGGAGTCGAAGGGCCCGTGGGACTACTACAAGCAGATCGCGGTGATCCCGGCCGAGGAAGCCTTCCAGCCGCTCGCCGAGACCGGCTGCTCGCTCGTCAAGTGATGACGGGCTGACAAGGTCCGCACGACGTCTCTTTCCGGGGCCGAAGCCGGCCCCGGACCAGTTTTCACGAAACGGTCGATCCGATGTTCGAACTTCTAGGCGTACCGCCGCAGGCGCTGTTCGGCCAGGTCCTTCTGGGTCTGATCAACGGCTCGTTCTACGCGATCCTGTCGCTCGGGCTGGCGGTGATCTTCGGCCTGCTCAACATCATCAACTTCGCCCATGGGGCGCAGTACATGATGGGCGCCTTCGTCGCCTGGATGTGCCTGAACTATCTCGGCCTGAACTATTGGGCCGCGCTGCTGATCGCGCCGATCGTGGTCGGCGCCACCGGTATCGTCATCGAGCGGGTCTTCCTCGCCCGCATCGCCAAGTACGACCATCTCTACGGGCTGCTGCTGACCTTCGGCCTGGCGCTGATCATCCAGGGCCTGTTCCGCAATTATTACGGCTCCTCCGGCCTGCCCTACGGCATCCCGCCGCAGCTGACCGGCGGCCAGAATCTCGGCTTCATGTTCCTGCCGACCTATCGCGGCTGGGTCGTCGTCGCCTCGCTGGTGATCTGCCTCGCCACCTGGTTCATGATCGAGAAGACCAAGCTCGGCGCCTATCTGCGGGCGGCCACCGAGAATCCGACCCTGACCCAGGCTTTTGGCATCAACGTGCCGCTCCTAGTGACGCTAACCTATGGCTTCGGCGTCGCGCTCGCCGCCTTCGCCGGCGTGCTCGCCGCCCCGATCTACGCGGTCAACCCGAACATGGGCGCCGACCTGATCATCGTCGTCTTCGCCGTCGTCGTCATCGGCGGCATGGGCTCGATCATGGGTGCGATCGTCACCGGTTTCTCGCTGGGCCTGATCGAGGGCCTGACCAAGGTGTTCTACCCCGAGGCGTCCTCGACCGTGATCTTCATCATCATGGTGCTGGTGCTGCTGGTGAAGCCCGCCGGCCTGTTCGGCCGCACCGCCTGAGGATGCAAGGACCAAAGACATGACCGACCTTGCCTCCAGCGATACTCCCACCGCCGCCGTCGTCGCCGAGACCGACGACAGCGCCGCGCGCCTGCATCGCAACCTCTTCGTCGCGATCGCCGTCTTGCTCGCGATCGCGCCCTTCGTCGCCTATCCCGTCTTCGTGATGAAGGTGCTGTGCTTTGCGCTGTTCGCGCTCGCCTTCAATCTCCTGCTCGGCTATGGCGGCCTGCTTTCCTTCGGCCACGCCGCCTATTTCGGCATGGCGAGCTATGTCAGTGCCTATACGGCCAAGCACTGGGGCCTGACGCCGGAGCTGGCGATCCTGCTCGGCACCGCCGTTGCCGCCTTGCTCGGCCTCGTCTTCGGGGCGCTCGCCATCCGCCGTCAGGGCATCTATTTCGCCATGATCACCCTGGCGCTGGCGCAGATGGCCTTCTTCTTCTCGCTGCAGACGCCGCGCTTCACCGGCGGCGAGGACGGCATCCAAGCGGTACCGCGCGGCAAGCTCTTCGGCCTCGTCAGCCTCGCTGACGACCGCGCGCTCTATTGGCTGGTTGCCGCGATCTTCATGGGTGGGCTCCTGCTGATCTACCGGATCATCCACTCGCCCTTTGGCCAGGTCTGCAAGGCGATCCGTGACAACGAGCCGCGCGCCATCTCGCTCGGCTACCGCGCCAGCCAGTACAAGCTCGCCGTCTTCGTGCTCTCGGCCGGACTCGCGGGCCTTGCCGGCGCGACCAAGGCGATCGTCTTCCAGCTGGCATCGCTCACCGACGTCTACTGGACGATGTCCGGCGAAGTGGTGCTGATGACGCTGGTCGGCGGCCTCGGCACCGTCTTCGGACCCATCGTCGGCGCGGCCGTCATCGTCGCAATGCAGAACTATCTCGCCGGCCTCGGCTCCTGGGTGCTCGTCGTCCAGGGCGTGATCTTCGTCGCCTGTGTCCTGCTCTTCCGCGAAGGCATCGTCGGCGTCATCGCCAAATGGATCAAGAAGCCGCTGTGAGCGCGGCTACTGCTTGAGCAGGTAATCCGCAACCGCCGCCCGATCCGCCGTGCTGAGGCCGGCGGGCGGGCTCATCCAGCCGCCTTGCACCACCGCATCGGGATCGGCGAGATAGCCGAGCAGCCGCTCACGATCCCACTTGAGGCCTTGCGCCTTGGCGGCCTTGAACGCTGGCGAATAGTCGAATTCTTCGGCCGAGCCGAGCACCCGCCCGTTCAACCCGGCAAGATGCGGCCCCGCCATGCCGGTCTTGGCGGGGTCGAGGCTGTGGCAGGACTGACAGGCCTTGAAGATGGCGGCTCCAGCTGGCTCTTGCGCCCGCACCGCACCGCCGGCGATCAGTCCGAACGCGATGAGCGCAGCGGAGGCCGCCCTCACGCCGGCTTCACCGTCTGGATGCGCACCAGCCGGTTGGTGCCGCTCTCGCCGCCCCAGGCCTCGCCGCTGCGCCCGTCCATCTGGCGGACATTGGCGCCGGGCTTGTCGCTCGGGAAGCTGTTGAACTCCTCGGTCAGCGGGTCGAAGCGGACGATGCTGTTGAGGGCGAAGTCGGTGAGCCAGACCTTGTCGGCGTCATCGACATAGACCGAGTAGGTCCGCGGCTTGTGGCCGGGCAGCTTCCAGCCCTTCCAGCTGCCGCTCTCAGTGTCGTAGGCCGAGACCTGGCCCGAATTCCACTCGCTGACCCAGATCCGGTTCTTCGAATCCGACCAGACTCGGCGTGCGCCCTGGCCTTCGGTCGGCGGGTCGACCACGGTGAAGCTGCCGCTCTGGGTGTTGATCCGGGCGATGTAGTTGCCGGCGAGCGAGGCGAACCAGATCTCGCCCGAGGGCGTGCGCGTCATGCCATAGGGGCCGGCGCCGCGCGGGGCGTCGAAAATGTCCATCTTGCTCGATTTCGGATCGAATCGGCCAACGATGCCGTTCTGGCCGCTGAACCAGAGCATGCCGGCCTTGTCGAAGACCGGCGTATTGAGATTGGCGCGCTCGCGCCCGGCCGGCAGCTTGAACAGGTCGACCTTGTGGGTCTTGTCGTCGATGCGGGCGATGGCGTTCTGGCCGCCCTCGGTGACCCAGGCGGCGCCGTCCGGCCCGCGCACCACGCCATGCGGGGCGGCGCCGTCGCCGAGTGGGATCACTCTGGTCTGGCTGGTGCGCGGATCGAAGCGGCCGAGCACGCCGTTGCGCTGGCCGCAGACCCAGATCGTGCCGTCGCCGGCATCGGTGACGTCACGCGAGCCCTTGATCTCCGGCACCTCGAAATAGGTGACGATGAACGGGCTACCGGGCTGAGGCTGTCCGGTCGCCTCGGCGCTGCGCAGGATCAGGTTCGGCGCGGCGAGGCCGGCGATACCGAATTTCAGGAACGAACGGCGCAGCATCGGCGTCTCCTTTCGTCGTCGGCGGCGGATCATCCGCCTCCCGGCGAGAAGCGTAAACCGACAACATCGTGAAACTGTGGCTGTGGCCGGGTGGTTCCCTTCGCTCGTGTTCAGCGTTGACGCTGGATGCCTTCCGGCAGCGTCGAGACGCGCGCCATCTCGCCGCTACGGAGGCTTGCGGGATCGGCAAGATAATCCAGCGCCATCGGCATGGCATCGACGCCCCAGAAGACCTCGCCATCGATCACCAGGCTGGGCACGCCGAAGATCCCGGCGGCGACGGCGCCCTCCGTGGTCTGGCGCAAGCGATCCTTGACCTCCTGCTCGCCGATCTGCGCCAGCGCTTCGGGGTGGCCGGCGGCATCGGCGACCTCCTGCAACACCTGCGCGTCATTGGCGTCACGCCCTTCTCCCCAGACGAGGCGGAAGGCGGCCGTGACCGCTGCCTCGTTGCCGTCGAGCGCGGTCAGAAGACGCAGCATGGCCAGCGGATTGAAGGGGTGGGCCGGCGGGAAGCGGAATGGCACGCCCATCGCCTGCGCCAGATGCGTCGAGAGCCGGTAGGTATGGACGCGCTTGGGCGCGACCTCCGCCGGCCCGAGCTGGCCCCAGGCCTTGAGCACGCCGCCGAAGACGATCGGCTTCAGCACGACCGGCCGGTGCGCCCGGATCGCACCCAGCCGCGTAAGCGCCAGATGCGCGAAGGGCGAGATGATGTCGAAATACCAGAGGGCGGGCTGAGGCATAGGCAGGCTCACTTGATCAGCTTGGCGCCGGCGCGGAATTGCGGGTGCTCGGCCGTGCGCAGCCATTCGAACACTACCATCTCGGTGATGACGATCTCGGCGCCGTTCCGCTCCAGCCGCCGCAGCGCCACCTCCTTGCTCTCCGGGACGCGCGAGCCGACGGCATCCTGCACCACGAAGACGCGGCGCTTGTTCTCCAGCAGCGAGAGCGCGGTCTGGCCGACGCAGACATGCGCCTCGCAGCCACAGAGGATCAGGTCCTCGTCGCCGGCGATGGCGTCGATGAACTCAGGCGCGCCGCACGAATCGAAGCTCATCTTGGCGATCGCGGGTGCGGCCTCCGCCAGCTCCGGCACTGTCGCGCCGAGTCCGGCCGGGTTCTGCTCGGTCATCACGATAGGCACCTCCAGCAGCCTCGCCGCAGCCACCAGCCTTGTCGCATTGGCGACGAGGCGCGGCCCGTCATGGATCACCGGCATCAGGCGTGCCTGGAAATCGATGATGACGAGGCGGGATCGCTTGGCGCTCATCAGGTGCATCGGCGTCATCTCCGCAGGAGCCGGTCGAGCTCGGTTTCGACATGGCGTTCCATCAGCCTGCGCGGCGATGCGCCGAACATGCGGATGCGCCGTGTATGCGCCAGGAGCAGCACGCCGGAAGCATGGGCGAAGGCGTCGGTCATGATCAAGTCGGCCTGCGCGGCATCGGCACCGAGCACGAGCGCCGCCTCGCGGATCGGCGCGAGGGTCGCTTCCAGCGCCTCGTTCAGCGCCCGGTCACGCTCGCGGCCGAGGCCGTGCGGGCGCATGCCGCCACGGAACAGGTAGAAGCCGAGGTCGAGATCGCGCGGATTCTCCGCATAGAAGTCGAAGAAGGCGAGGGCGGCGGTGCGGAAATGGTCTGCGGGCGTCTCGGCGACTGCGACTGCCGCATCGACGGCGGCCTGCAGGGTCGCGATCGAACGGCCGAGCACCTCGGCATAGAGCGCTTCCTTCGAGTCGAAATGGAAGTAGAGCGCTGCCGGCGTATAGCCGGCCTCGGCGGCGATCGCCCGCAGCGAGGCGCCGTCCAGTCCCTCGCGCTCGAACACGGCGCGCGCGGCGGCGACGATGCCCTCGCGCTTTGCGTCTGTCGCGGCATAGCGACCGCGCTTCCGGCCCGCTGCTTCTTCACTCACCCTGGAACGCCTTCAACCCTCTTGACGAAAATCTAACGCCGTTCAATTTTAACGGCAACAACCTTTCGGGAGGAGGCTAGCATGCTGATGGAT
This genomic interval from Bosea sp. 29B contains the following:
- a CDS encoding lyase, whose amino-acid sequence is MLRRSFLKFGIAGLAAPNLILRSAEATGQPQPGSPFIVTYFEVPEIKGSRDVTDAGDGTIWVCGQRNGVLGRFDPRTSQTRVIPLGDGAAPHGVVRGPDGAAWVTEGGQNAIARIDDKTHKVDLFKLPAGRERANLNTPVFDKAGMLWFSGQNGIVGRFDPKSSKMDIFDAPRGAGPYGMTRTPSGEIWFASLAGNYIARINTQSGSFTVVDPPTEGQGARRVWSDSKNRIWVSEWNSGQVSAYDTESGSWKGWKLPGHKPRTYSVYVDDADKVWLTDFALNSIVRFDPLTEEFNSFPSDKPGANVRQMDGRSGEAWGGESGTNRLVRIQTVKPA
- a CDS encoding 2-hydroxychromene-2-carboxylate isomerase; translation: MPQPALWYFDIISPFAHLALTRLGAIRAHRPVVLKPIVFGGVLKAWGQLGPAEVAPKRVHTYRLSTHLAQAMGVPFRFPPAHPFNPLAMLRLLTALDGNEAAVTAAFRLVWGEGRDANDAQVLQEVADAAGHPEALAQIGEQEVKDRLRQTTEGAVAAGIFGVPSLVIDGEVFWGVDAMPMALDYLADPASLRSGEMARVSTLPEGIQRQR
- a CDS encoding hydrolase, which encodes MHLMSAKRSRLVIIDFQARLMPVIHDGPRLVANATRLVAAARLLEVPIVMTEQNPAGLGATVPELAEAAPAIAKMSFDSCGAPEFIDAIAGDEDLILCGCEAHVCVGQTALSLLENKRRVFVVQDAVGSRVPESKEVALRRLERNGAEIVITEMVVFEWLRTAEHPQFRAGAKLIK
- a CDS encoding TetR/AcrR family transcriptional regulator yields the protein MSEEAAGRKRGRYAATDAKREGIVAAARAVFEREGLDGASLRAIAAEAGYTPAALYFHFDSKEALYAEVLGRSIATLQAAVDAAVAVAETPADHFRTAALAFFDFYAENPRDLDLGFYLFRGGMRPHGLGRERDRALNEALEATLAPIREAALVLGADAAQADLIMTDAFAHASGVLLLAHTRRIRMFGASPRRLMERHVETELDRLLRR